The Carassius carassius chromosome 16, fCarCar2.1, whole genome shotgun sequence genome window below encodes:
- the LOC132159578 gene encoding uncharacterized protein LOC132159578: MIHGLVLFCLFFSPLIGAETLEIVSAMEGESFTLRTGFTERQGDQDIDWRFGSSRTLLTRIKSGNIITSSHTVFRDRLQLDRQTGDLTITDINNEHTGVYELSIDLGQTELQKKIIVTVYAPVPVPVITRYSPQCSSSSSSSGFKSVLLCSVVNVGHVTLSWYKGNSLLSSISESDFRISLSLPLEVEYQDINTYSCVINNPVSTQTTHLDIDQLCQTCSDCDKWSQKEL, from the exons ATGATTCACGGGCTcgttttgttctgtttatttttttctcctctgatcg GCGCTGAGACGCTTGAGATCGTGTCAGCGATGGAGGGAGAGTCGTTCACTCTCCGAACTGGTTTTACTGAAAGACAGGGCGATCAAGACATCGATTGGAGGTTTGGATCCAGCAGGACTTTGTTAACCAGAATAAAGTCAGGAAACATCATTACTTCCAGTCACACGgtattcagagacagactgcagCTCGACAGACAGACTGGAGATCTCACcatcacagacatcaataatGAACACACTGGAGTTTATGAACTAAGTATCGATCTCGGACAGACagagttgcaaaaaaaaatcattgtcacTGTTTATG CTCCTGTGCCTGTTCCTGTCATCACCAGATACTCTCCTCAGtgttcatcatcctcatcatcatcagggTTCAAAAGTGTGctgttgtgttcagtggtgaatgtgggtcatgtgacactctcctggtacaaaggaaacagtttattgtccagcatcagtgagtCTGATTTCAGGATcagtctctctcttcctctggaggtggaatatcaggatataaaCACCTACAGCTGTGTGATTAACAATCCTGTCAGCAcccagaccacacatctggacatcGATCAACTCTGTCAGACATGTTCAG ACTGTGACAAATGGAGTCAAAAGGagctgtga